In one Bradyrhizobium sp. 4 genomic region, the following are encoded:
- a CDS encoding NAD-dependent protein deacetylase yields MIASDLRSGVERLGDMIAEAKRIVPFTGAGISTECGIPDFRSPGGIWTRNRPIPFDEFVASQEARDESWRRRFAMEEVFAAARPGRGHRALASLYRAGKVPAIITQNIDNLHQASGVASDHVIELHGNTTYARCIGCGQAYPLDWVKRRFDEEGAAPNCTACDEPVKTATISFGQMMPEDEMQRATALSQACDLFIAIGSSLVVWPAAGFPMMAKRSGARLVIVNREPTEQDDIADLVIRHDIGETLGPFVGN; encoded by the coding sequence TTGATTGCATCGGATCTTCGCAGCGGCGTCGAGCGTCTCGGCGACATGATCGCCGAAGCCAAACGGATCGTGCCGTTCACCGGCGCCGGCATCTCGACCGAGTGCGGCATCCCCGACTTCCGCTCGCCGGGCGGAATTTGGACCCGCAACCGCCCGATCCCATTCGACGAGTTCGTCGCCAGCCAGGAGGCGCGCGACGAATCCTGGCGCCGGCGCTTCGCGATGGAGGAGGTCTTTGCGGCGGCCAGGCCCGGCCGCGGCCATCGCGCGCTCGCCTCGCTCTATCGTGCGGGAAAGGTTCCCGCGATCATCACCCAGAACATCGACAATCTGCACCAGGCCTCAGGCGTCGCGAGCGACCACGTGATCGAACTTCACGGCAACACCACCTATGCGCGCTGCATCGGATGCGGTCAGGCCTATCCGCTTGATTGGGTCAAGCGCCGCTTCGACGAGGAGGGCGCCGCGCCCAACTGTACCGCGTGTGACGAGCCGGTGAAGACCGCCACGATCTCCTTCGGCCAGATGATGCCCGAGGACGAAATGCAGCGCGCGACTGCGCTGTCGCAAGCTTGCGACCTCTTCATCGCGATCGGTTCCTCGCTGGTGGTATGGCCGGCCGCGGGCTTTCCGATGATGGCGAAGAGATCAGGCGCACGTCTGGTGATCGTCAATCGCGAGCCCACCGAGCAGGACGACATCGCCGACCTCGTGATCCGCCACGACATCGGCGAAACGCTCGGGCCCTTTGTCGGTAATTGA
- a CDS encoding cold-shock protein has translation MGSSDGFESKKVGVPAVGEHGGGGRDSALSPFTGLGESSANLVEVHGVIKWFDASKGYGFIVPDNGWPDVLLHVTVLRRDGFQTAYEGARIVVECIQRAKGYQAFRVVSMDESTAIHPAQMLPPRTHVTVTATSGLERAQVKWFNRLRGFGFLTCGEGTPDIFVHMETLRRFGMTELRPGQYVLVRFGPGSKGMMAAEIHPETGSPVSSH, from the coding sequence ATGGGGTCGTCGGACGGATTTGAGTCCAAGAAGGTCGGAGTTCCCGCGGTGGGCGAACACGGCGGTGGCGGTCGCGACAGCGCACTCAGTCCGTTCACCGGACTTGGTGAGAGCAGCGCCAACCTCGTCGAGGTTCACGGCGTCATCAAATGGTTCGACGCCTCAAAGGGCTACGGCTTCATCGTTCCCGACAATGGCTGGCCCGACGTGCTCCTGCACGTTACCGTGCTTAGGCGCGACGGCTTCCAGACCGCCTACGAGGGCGCCCGCATCGTCGTCGAGTGCATTCAGCGCGCCAAGGGCTACCAGGCGTTTCGCGTCGTCTCGATGGACGAATCCACGGCGATCCATCCAGCGCAGATGCTGCCGCCGCGCACCCATGTCACGGTGACGGCGACCAGCGGCCTGGAGCGGGCTCAGGTGAAGTGGTTCAACCGGCTCCGCGGTTTCGGCTTCCTGACCTGCGGCGAGGGCACGCCCGACATCTTCGTGCACATGGAGACGCTGCGCCGCTTCGGCATGACCGAGTTGCGGCCCGGCCAGTATGTCCTGGTCCGCTTCGGACCCGGCTCCAAGGGCATGATGGCGGCCGAGATCCATCCCGAGACGGGATCGCCGGTTTCGTCCCACTAA
- a CDS encoding DUF192 domain-containing protein: MNFDRKAVFAVAKGWLAAILVIAGCAVASAPVRAASFQPLEIVTRNGVQVFSVEIATTEEEKQTGLMYRKELADGKGMLFDFNPEQEVSMWMKNTYVSLDMIFIRADGRILRIAENTEPMSTKIISSRGPARAVLEVVAGTAQKYGIRAGDRVGHPLFGSK; the protein is encoded by the coding sequence ATGAATTTCGATCGAAAGGCCGTCTTCGCCGTTGCGAAGGGCTGGCTTGCCGCCATCCTCGTCATCGCCGGCTGTGCCGTCGCGAGCGCACCCGTCCGCGCCGCCAGCTTCCAGCCGCTCGAGATCGTCACCAGGAACGGCGTGCAGGTGTTCTCGGTCGAGATCGCGACCACCGAGGAGGAGAAGCAGACCGGCCTGATGTACCGCAAGGAACTGGCGGACGGCAAAGGCATGCTCTTCGACTTCAATCCCGAGCAGGAGGTGTCGATGTGGATGAAGAACACCTACGTCTCGCTCGACATGATCTTCATTCGCGCCGACGGCCGCATCCTGCGCATCGCCGAAAATACCGAGCCGATGTCGACAAAGATCATCTCATCCAGGGGGCCCGCGCGGGCCGTTCTGGAGGTTGTGGCGGGGACGGCGCAAAAATATGGTATCCGCGCCGGCGACCGCGTCGGCCACCCGCTGTTCGGCAGCAAGTAG
- a CDS encoding GIY-YIG nuclease family protein — protein MAKASDIPGLKRLPKPGGFSTWYWSASQLTREAKDFTPRTARLWHGLGEPAAEQLTVIKARALRLTQDLQEWQLRARKKPGRGLAKRSPRGSIYFVRAAERVKIGFSKDVRRRVAELQTFFPEPLDLLLVLPGSILNEHAMHRRFADLCITREWFRYEERIARFVAKNKVRTSFSESHDLSESGEKRGVESCL, from the coding sequence ATGGCTAAAGCGAGCGACATTCCAGGGCTGAAGCGGCTGCCGAAGCCCGGCGGCTTTTCGACCTGGTACTGGTCGGCTTCCCAGCTTACCCGCGAGGCCAAGGATTTCACGCCGCGCACCGCCAGGCTTTGGCATGGTCTCGGCGAGCCGGCGGCCGAGCAGCTGACCGTCATCAAAGCCCGCGCGCTCCGGCTCACGCAGGACCTGCAAGAGTGGCAGCTCCGTGCACGGAAGAAGCCCGGCCGGGGCCTTGCGAAACGTAGCCCGCGCGGTTCGATCTACTTCGTGCGTGCCGCGGAGCGGGTCAAGATTGGGTTTAGTAAGGACGTGCGCCGCCGCGTTGCGGAGCTGCAGACGTTCTTTCCGGAGCCGCTCGATCTCCTCCTCGTTCTGCCCGGGTCGATCCTGAACGAGCACGCGATGCATCGCCGTTTCGCAGATCTGTGCATCACGCGGGAGTGGTTCCGTTACGAGGAGCGGATCGCGCGTTTCGTCGCCAAGAACAAGGTCAGAACCAGTTTTTCAGAATCGCACGATCTTTCAGAATCGGGCGAAAAAAGAGGCGTTGAATCATGTCTTTAG